CCCCTCTTGAGGATCAGGAGGGTCTCCATGAGGCCCAGCTCCTCCACCCGTTTCACGTCCCTTCCGTGGCCCGTTTTTATGAGGGCATCCTCTACCCTCTCGCTCGTAGTTCCGGCGATGAAGACCTTATCGTGACCGTCGCTCAGCCATCCCTTTATGCGGTTCAGCTGGGCGTCGCTGAAGTTCACCTCGATCTCCCTTGCACCGAACTCGAGGCCGGTAACCGTAACCTCAACCGGAAGGTTGTCCACCCAGCCGAAGGCCCTTATCATCCTCCTGACCGGCATCTCCCCGAAGGTCTCCTTCAGGTAGTAAAGCGGCAGGAGAGCATCCTTCGGCCGAGGGGAGAATATTCCGATGTCAACGTAGACACCGTAGCCAACTCTACCGAGGTCGATGAACCTGCCACGGTAACTTTTTCCCTCCTCAACCGCGCTCAGCCTGTAGGGAACCTCGCCGAACTCCTCACGGACGAGGTTCGCGCTTATCTCCTCGTCCTCCCCGCTCAGGGAAACCCTAACCCAGTTCTTTTTCACAGCCGAGAGCTTCCACTCAACCTCCAGCTCTCCAAGGAGGGTTTTCAGCTTCCCCTCGAGCTTAAGAAAACCGCTCCTGTCACCGTAAACTTTCTCCAGAATAACAACTTCCCTCATTATCATCATCCCCGAAGTTCATTAAAGGACCGCTGAAATCATGCCTTCTTTCTAAGGCCCAGTTCGGTCTCGAGTTCTTTGATGCGCCTTTTCAGGTCCTCAACGACGGCCGTGTTGTCGTACTGCATGAGCATCCTGCCGCATATCGGGCACTGGAACTCGTACTCCATGGCCTCGTCAAAGGTCAGTTTCGGATGTCCGGGGGTACCGCAGTGGTAGTAGGTGTTCTCGGTCTCCTCCCTGAGCATCTCCCTGAGCTTCTTCAGTTCGGCCATCTTTCTGGCCCGGATTATCTCGGGTAGGCGCTTGACCTCAAGGCGCCAGTAGTAGTAATACCAGCCTGTTTCCTTATCGCGGATGCGCTTGAACTCCGCCAGTCCCTGATCGTAGAGCATGTAGAGGACCTTCCTGACGGTGTTGACCCTGATGCCCGTGGCCTCGGCAAGTTCCTCGTCGGTTACGTCCCTCTTCTTTTTGAGAGCCTTGACTACCTCAATCGCTTCCTCTCCGCCGATGTCCATCGCCAGCTCGAGGAGTTCCCTGTTCTTCTTCTTTGCCACCGCTACGACCTCCCTAAGAACGTTAAGTCGCTGGTTTGGAATACAGTCCAATATAGCAGTATGCCACTTATGATATATATATGTTTTCGTCACATTTCCAACGTTAATGGACAGAAAAGGACATTAAACGGACTAATCGGCAAAGTACTCGTTGACGAGATCCTTCGCCGAAGGTTTGTGGATCTCCAGAACCTCGATCTTCTCGATGACGTTGCCCTCCCTGAGGTGAAGCTTAACCTTTCCACCGTAAACCTGAAGGTCGTCGAGCATACCGTAGATGGCATCCTCCGCCTCGAGCGGGGTCTTAAACTTCATCACGTACTCTCCACCATCGGGAAGAATCAGCTTAACCCAGTACTCGTTCTTTCTTTTGAAGGGACGGGTGATCTTGGGTTTGAAGTCCTCGATTACGATCTCCAAACGTTTCACCTCCAGCTCGGGAGCCTTTGACCTTTTTGAAAGTTGGGCCGGGGATTTTTAAGGGTTTCTGGATCCAGCGTAAGGTAATACCTACCACTATTTAAGCGTTGTGAAGGAAAACCCTGCCGGCGGATCTCAGGACCCCTCAAAGGGTAGCTCCATGCCCTTCTCCCGGGCCAGTTCGATGACCTTCTCAAGCGGGACTATGGCGCTCCGGGCGCCCACCTTCTGGACAGTGATGTAAGCCAGCGCCATGCCCAGCCTCGCGGCATCCTCGAGGGACCAGCCGTTGAGAACTCCGTATATCACGCCTGCATCGAAGGAATCCCCCGCTCCTGTGGAATCCACAACGCGGGCGCTCAGCCCCCTGATCTCCCGCACCCTTCCCCTTCCGTCCCTCACGATGGCTCCCCCACCGTTGAGCGTCACCACGAGGTTTCTGGCCCCTGAGAGCGATGGGTCGAGGGAGCCGAACTTCCTCCTGTATTCGTCCTCGTTCATCATGAGGTAATCCACGTTCCTTTCCACCTCCCCTGGAAGCTCTGCCTCCCCTATATCCAGAGAAACGGTTATGCCGTTGTCCCTCGCGAAGTTCACCACCTCCCTTATGGTCCCGGAGGGATTCGAGGAGAGGTGAACGTGCCTCGCCTTCGAGAGGTATTCAAAATCCACCTCCTTCATGAGGTTGGCCCCGGGGTACTTCACAACCCTCTTGTCCTCACCGCTTACCATGACCACGGCCACGCCGGATGGAACCTCAACGGATTTTATGCCCCTAACGTCAACCCCGAGTTTTTTGAAGTACGCCAGATGGGCCTCGCCGATCTCGTCCCTGCCCACCGCGCCTACGTAACCCGTCTTCAGTCCAAAGGTTGCGAGCCAGCTTATCGTGTTCGCCGCCGCACCGCCCAGACCGAAAAAAGCCTCTCTGGCGTTGATCTTCTCGTGAAACTCGGGAAAACGGTCGAGCAGGAGGATTATGTCGTAGTTGAGGTTCCCAACGCCTACAACATCGAATTCGCCCATCGATCCCACCCCCTGAAAGATGGGGGTGGTCGTTAATAACCTTACGGGCGGGAAAAGATTTAAATATTCATTTCTACCCACATATGAGTAAGAGGTGAACAGAAATGATGCTCATACTCGAGGAGTACTTCAAGGACTACCCCGCCAGAAGGAAGGTTGCGGAGTTCCTGTTTGAGAACGGCCTGAGCGTAAGGGACGGTAAGATATGCCTCAGGAGTGTTGAGATTCCGATAAGCGGGCTTGCGAGGGTCATAGGCGTCAACAGGAAGATAATCTATCACACCATAGAGTACATCGAAAAGACCTACCCCCTGAAACTCGTCTTCGAGAAGCTCAAACCCCTGCCGAGCCTTGTGAGCCTTGCCCCCCTGATGGGGTGGGAGGTTCTGGAGGTGGAGCTGGAAAAGGAGAACTACCTGAAGGGATTCTCCCAGATAATCTCCCTCCTGTCTGAAAACGACGTTCCGGTGATGGAGGTCTTCAGCAGAAACCTTCGCGAGGAGCCATCGAAGCTCTACGTGATCATAGACGGAACCCTACCGGTTGATGTTTTCGTGCGCATCAAGGAGATAGAGGGTTTCAGGAGGCTCATACTGCACACCCCCGAAAGGGACAAGCAAAAGTTCGTCTGCAACTACTGCGAGGTCAAATACTGCCCGAAGAGGATCCTCCTCGAGAGGATGGCTAACCGATCACCCTGAAGCCCTCCAGGCCCTCGGGCTCTTCCATTTTCACCTCAACCTTCGTCACTCTGGCGGAGATCGGTCCCTGATGGGCCCAGCCGATCAGCGCCTCAACCCTTTCGGGATCCCCCTCAACCACCGCTTCCACCGTTCCGTCGGGCAGGTTTCTAACCCAGCCGGCCAGACCGAGCTTTCTCGCCTCCCTCTGCATGCTCCACCTGAAACCAACCCCCTGAACGCGACCGTATATCCTGAGGTGAACCCTTATCCGTTCCATGGGCCATCCCGTTGATTGTAACCCGCAACCGATTTAAGCTTATCCCCGAATTCAGAGGGAACTACACCCGTGGCTCGAGAGGTGCTCCCATGATAAGGAAGGTCAAGCCCGAGATCAGAACGGTCGGTTTCGACGACGGGACGTTCTCCTTTTCCTCCAAACTGAGGGGAGAAAAGACAATCCTTATTGGGGTCGTTATGAAGGGCTCCCGGGAGGTTGTTGGGGTCCTCTCGCGCTGGATAACTGTTGACGGAAGGGACGCCACGGACAGGATAATCGAGGCGGTGAAGTACTCCCGCTTCAGGGATCTGAGGGTGATACTCCTGAAGGGCATAACCTACGCGGGTTTCAACGTCGTGGATCTGGAGAGGCTCCATTCCGAGACGGGTCTGCCCGTGGTGGTCGTGGTGAGGAAGAGACCCAACATCGGGGCCATGGAAAGGGCACTGAGGAAACACTTCAGGGATGCCGGGGAGAGGATAGCGCTCCTGAAAAAGGCACCGCCCCTGATTGAGCTCCTTCCGGAAAGACTCTACATTCAGGCGGTCGGAATAGAGACCGGGAAGGCTTCCGAGGTGGTGAGGACCACAACCAGAACCGGACTGATTCCCGAACCCCTGAGGCTGGCCCACATGATAGCCAGCGCCGTCATGACGGGCGAGAGCACGAAGGAGTAGGTTTATAAGCCCCGGGAGAAAATTGAAGAAAGACCGATGATGGCAACAGGGTAGCTACCGAACTTGATGTGGAGGCCGTTCCAGTCTGAGGTCACTCGCAGGGCACCAGCAGTACTGGTACCGTTGAGTCCCGCATCACTCTTTCCGCGGTGCTTCCGAGGAGCAGGTCCTTCAGGAAGCTTCTGCCCTTCTTGCCGATGACTATCAGCGTGGCGTTCTTCGCAAGGGCGGTTCCTATTATGGACTGACTCGCGCTGCCCACGAAAACCTCAGCGTCAAAGGGGGCCTTCAAGCCCTTTGCGGACTTCTCGAGGTTAGCCTTCGCGAGCTTTATGTTGTGCTCGAGCTCCTCAATTTTGCCGTAGTCCACGGAATGGAGGAGTATTCCCCCCTCTATACGGTCCTCAAACATCTTCAAGGTCTTTATTATCTTTATAGAGCACTTCGAGAAGTCCAGGGCAACCAGCGGACGTTTTAGAATCCCGGAGCAGTCGGCCGATGGCTCAAATCCGTCATCCTTCTTCCTGTACTTCAGGAAAAGCACCGGCTTCCTGGTGGCCCGGGCGAGGTTGGAGGCGGTGCTTCCCATAAACATGGTCCTCCAGATGTTCTCACCAACGCTTGGAACGACCACGAGGTCGACCTTCTTCTCCTCCGTCACCTCGGCTATCTCCATGGAGGGGACGCCTATCCTAACGATGGGAACGACTTTAACGCCCTCACCGCCGATCTCCCCGGCGAGCTTCTCGAGTTTCTCGCGGTACACTTCCTCAAGCTCGAAGGCCTCGAACTCGGCGATGGTTATGTCAATGACGTGAACGAGGTATACCTCCCTGACTCCCGCGGGAATTAGCTTCGGAACACACGTGCGCAGGGCATGGAGGGAAACCTCCGAAAAGTCGGTCGGATAGAGCACCTTCTCAAACATTCTGAACACCTCAGTATTAATCTGGGCATCAATGTTATTAAAGCTACCCCCTCGATTGGAAAGGATTATAACGGGAGGGACAAAGTCCCAACGGTGATGGCCATGGTCAAGAGGGTTCACATCTTCGACTGGCACAGGGAGAACGCCCGGAAGGTTGAGGAGTTCGCGGGCTGGGAGATGCCCATCTGGTATTCGAGCATAAAGGAGGAGCATATGGCCGTTAGAAACGGTGTCGGAATCTTCGACGTTTCTCACATGGGGGAGTTCATATTCAGGGGAAAGGACGCGCTCGAGTTCCTTCAGTACGTCACGACCAACGACGTTTCGAAACCCCCGGCGATAAGCGGGACCTACACGCTCGTCCTCAACGAGAGGGGAGCGGTAAAGGACGAAACCCTCGTCTTCAACATGGGCGACGACACCTACATGATGGTCTGCGACAGCGACGCCTTCGAGAAGCTCGAGGCGTGGTTCAAAGCCATAAAGGGTGGAATTGAGAGGTTCGGTGAGCTCGACCTTGAGATAGAGAACAAAACCTACGACATGGCCATGTTCTCGATACAGGGGCCGAAGGCGAGGGATCTGGCAAAAGACCTCTTCGGCATAGATATAAACGAACTCTGGTGGTTCCAGGCGAAGGAGGTCGAGCTCGATGGAATTAAGATGCTCCTCTCAAGGAGCGGTTACACGGGAGAGAACGGCTTCGAGGTCTATTTTGAGGACGTGAATCCCCACCACCCGGACCCGGCTAAAAGGGGAAAACCTGAGAAAGCCCTGCACGTCTGGAAGACGATCCTCGAGGCCGGCGAAGAGTACGGGATAAAGCCCGCCGGGCTGGGTGCGAGGGACACCCTCAGACTGGAGGCGGGTTACACCCTCTACGGCAACGAGACGAAGGAACTCCAGCTTCTGAGCACGGACGTGGACGAGGTAACGCCGCTCCAGGCCAACCTCGACTTCGCCCTCTTCTGGGACAAGGAGTTCATAGGAAAGGAAGCCCTCCTGAAGCAGAGGGGGAGGGGACTGCCGAGCAGGATGGTGCACTTCAGGATGGTCGACAGGGGAATCCCGAGGGCCGGCTACCGGGTGTACGCGGAAGGAAGGGAAATCGGAGAGGTTACGAGCGGAACGATGTCCCCCCTGCTCGGGATCGGGATAGGAATAGCCTTCGTCAAACCCGAGTACGCAAAACCGGGGCTGGAAATCGAGATAGAGGTGAGAGGACAGAGAAAGAAGGCCCTAACGGTGGCTCCGCCCTTCTACGACCCCAAAAAGTACGGGGCCTTCAGGGAGGAGTGATCCACCAGAAAATTTTTATTCTTCCCCTCATCCCCTCGATCATGGCGAGAAAACACGCCTTGGGTGCGATACTGCTCTGGTCGACCGTGGCGAGCGCTTTTAAGGTATCGCTGCGCTATCTAAGTCCAATCCAGCTCCTCTTCTACGCTTCCCTGACTTCCCTGATCCTCTTCGGGACGCTCTACATCCGCGATTTCTCGCTCAGAAGGGACAACCTTCGCTCGGCCTATCTGGGCCTTATAAACCCTCTGCTTTACTACCTCGTCCTCTTCTCGGCCTACGACAGGCTGCCCGCTCAGGAGGCTCAGGCTCTCAACTACACATGGCCCCTGATCCTAATCCTCCTATCGATCCCCCTTACCGGCGGGAAACCCGGCGCGAGGGGAATCCTCGGTTCACTCGTGGGTTTCAGCGGGGCCCTCGTGGTGGCAACCGGAGGCAACGTCACCGGCCTGAACTTCGCGGATCCAGCCGGCGTGGCCCTCGGCCTCGGAAGTGCCGTGATCTGGGCATCCTACTGGATCCTCAACCTGCGCGACGGGAGGCCCCTCGTCGAGAAGATGTTCTGGAACTTCCTCTTCGGCTTCGCCTACGTCTCAGCGGGACTGTACATCGTGGGTTTTACCCTTCCTCCCGTTGAGGGCCTCCTCGGAGCCGTCTACGTCGGCCTCTTCGAGATGGGCGTTACCTTCCTCCTCTGGTACAGGGCCCTCGAGGACGATACGACCTTTGCGTCGAACCTCGCCTACCTCGTGCCCTTCCTCAGTTTGCTCTTCATAGCCCTCATCGTGGGGGAGAGCATCGAGCCCACAACGGTCCTCGGTCTGGCGATGATAATAGCGGGCATAATCATCGGCAGGGGATAGCAAAACTTATAAACCTGTCACGATAGGTTAAGCCGGATGGGGGCGTGGTGTAGCCTGGTCCATCATCGCGGGCTCCAGAGGTATGAGGACTTGCGGGTTTGCTGATTGGGGATGAGCCTTTGGAGCTCTGACCCGGAGAAACCCGCGGACCGGGGTTCAAATCCCCGCGCCCCCACCAGAACGCTCTTCTAACGCGACTCAAAAACGGAAGTCTTATTAACTTCGGTTTACAAAAATTAGCGGGTGATACCCGTGGAGGAGCCCGTTAGGATCGGACATGACCGGTTCCTTATAGGGGAGGGAGAAACTGCCAGAAGGGAGCTCCGGGTTGTTAAGGTAAGCGATGATGTGATACAGGTTCAGGAGGAGGTTCACGGGATTATAGCGCTCGTGGGCGCCAGTTCGAGCGTCAACATAAAGAAGGAGGAGCTCAAGAAGCTGATTCAGGTGGCCAAAGAGGACTTCGGATGGAGTGATATCTGCGAGTGATTTCTCCTTTTTGCCTTCTTAATGCGTATCATCGATGGTGATATTAACGTTTTATAAACATAAAAGTGTTGAGTTACTCGGGGATGGCGATGGCTGCTGGGGACAGGATAACCATCAGCGTTATAAAGGCCGATATCGGCGGCTGGCCCGGGCATTCGAGGGTCCACCCCCAGCTCGTTGAGGTTGCTGAGGAGGTTCTCGGAAGGGCCCGGAAGGAGGGGAGGATAATAGACTTCTACGTGGCCACGTGCGGCGACGACCTTCAGCTCATAACGACCCACGATAAGGGAACCGACAGTCCAGAGGTCCACGGGCTGGCGTGGGAAACCTTTGAAGAGGCAACGGGAGTAGCCAAGGAGCTCGGCCTCTACGGTGCGGGTCAGGATCTCCTGAAGGACGCCTTCAGCGGCAACATAAGGGGAATGGGACCCGGAGTGGCGGAGATGGAGATAACCCTGAGGAAGAGCGAGCCCGTCGTTACCTTCCACATGGACAAGACCGAACCGGGGGCCTTCAACCTCCCCTTGTTCAGGATGTTCGCCGATCCCTTTAACACGGCCGGGCTCGTGATAGATCCAGCCATGCACATGGGCTTCCGCTTTGAGGTCTGGGACATAATGGAGCACAGGAGGGTAATTCTGAGGGCCCCC
The window above is part of the Thermococcus sp. P6 genome. Proteins encoded here:
- the gcvT gene encoding glycine cleavage system aminomethyltransferase GcvT; protein product: MVKRVHIFDWHRENARKVEEFAGWEMPIWYSSIKEEHMAVRNGVGIFDVSHMGEFIFRGKDALEFLQYVTTNDVSKPPAISGTYTLVLNERGAVKDETLVFNMGDDTYMMVCDSDAFEKLEAWFKAIKGGIERFGELDLEIENKTYDMAMFSIQGPKARDLAKDLFGIDINELWWFQAKEVELDGIKMLLSRSGYTGENGFEVYFEDVNPHHPDPAKRGKPEKALHVWKTILEAGEEYGIKPAGLGARDTLRLEAGYTLYGNETKELQLLSTDVDEVTPLQANLDFALFWDKEFIGKEALLKQRGRGLPSRMVHFRMVDRGIPRAGYRVYAEGREIGEVTSGTMSPLLGIGIGIAFVKPEYAKPGLEIEIEVRGQRKKALTVAPPFYDPKKYGAFREE
- a CDS encoding DMT family transporter; translated protein: MARKHALGAILLWSTVASAFKVSLRYLSPIQLLFYASLTSLILFGTLYIRDFSLRRDNLRSAYLGLINPLLYYLVLFSAYDRLPAQEAQALNYTWPLILILLSIPLTGGKPGARGILGSLVGFSGALVVATGGNVTGLNFADPAGVALGLGSAVIWASYWILNLRDGRPLVEKMFWNFLFGFAYVSAGLYIVGFTLPPVEGLLGAVYVGLFEMGVTFLLWYRALEDDTTFASNLAYLVPFLSLLFIALIVGESIEPTTVLGLAMIIAGIIIGRG
- a CDS encoding ADP-dependent ribose-1-phosphate kinase; translation: MGEFDVVGVGNLNYDIILLLDRFPEFHEKINAREAFFGLGGAAANTISWLATFGLKTGYVGAVGRDEIGEAHLAYFKKLGVDVRGIKSVEVPSGVAVVMVSGEDKRVVKYPGANLMKEVDFEYLSKARHVHLSSNPSGTIREVVNFARDNGITVSLDIGEAELPGEVERNVDYLMMNEDEYRRKFGSLDPSLSGARNLVVTLNGGGAIVRDGRGRVREIRGLSARVVDSTGAGDSFDAGVIYGVLNGWSLEDAARLGMALAYITVQKVGARSAIVPLEKVIELAREKGMELPFEGS
- a CDS encoding DUF99 family protein translates to MIRKVKPEIRTVGFDDGTFSFSSKLRGEKTILIGVVMKGSREVVGVLSRWITVDGRDATDRIIEAVKYSRFRDLRVILLKGITYAGFNVVDLERLHSETGLPVVVVVRKRPNIGAMERALRKHFRDAGERIALLKKAPPLIELLPERLYIQAVGIETGKASEVVRTTTRTGLIPEPLRLAHMIASAVMTGESTKE
- a CDS encoding DUF2110 family protein, whose translation is MREVVILEKVYGDRSGFLKLEGKLKTLLGELEVEWKLSAVKKNWVRVSLSGEDEEISANLVREEFGEVPYRLSAVEEGKSYRGRFIDLGRVGYGVYVDIGIFSPRPKDALLPLYYLKETFGEMPVRRMIRAFGWVDNLPVEVTVTGLEFGAREIEVNFSDAQLNRIKGWLSDGHDKVFIAGTTSERVEDALIKTGHGRDVKRVEELGLMETLLILKRGTQAPGIIKEIGPHVRGAIMGALKFGE
- a CDS encoding regulator of amino acid metabolism, contains ACT domain protein, yielding MMLILEEYFKDYPARRKVAEFLFENGLSVRDGKICLRSVEIPISGLARVIGVNRKIIYHTIEYIEKTYPLKLVFEKLKPLPSLVSLAPLMGWEVLEVELEKENYLKGFSQIISLLSENDVPVMEVFSRNLREEPSKLYVIIDGTLPVDVFVRIKEIEGFRRLILHTPERDKQKFVCNYCEVKYCPKRILLERMANRSP
- a CDS encoding universal stress protein, with protein sequence MFEKVLYPTDFSEVSLHALRTCVPKLIPAGVREVYLVHVIDITIAEFEAFELEEVYREKLEKLAGEIGGEGVKVVPIVRIGVPSMEIAEVTEEKKVDLVVVPSVGENIWRTMFMGSTASNLARATRKPVLFLKYRKKDDGFEPSADCSGILKRPLVALDFSKCSIKIIKTLKMFEDRIEGGILLHSVDYGKIEELEHNIKLAKANLEKSAKGLKAPFDAEVFVGSASQSIIGTALAKNATLIVIGKKGRSFLKDLLLGSTAERVMRDSTVPVLLVPCE
- the tfe gene encoding transcription factor E, producing MAKKKNRELLELAMDIGGEEAIEVVKALKKKRDVTDEELAEATGIRVNTVRKVLYMLYDQGLAEFKRIRDKETGWYYYYWRLEVKRLPEIIRARKMAELKKLREMLREETENTYYHCGTPGHPKLTFDEAMEYEFQCPICGRMLMQYDNTAVVEDLKRRIKELETELGLRKKA
- a CDS encoding acylphosphatase; its protein translation is MERIRVHLRIYGRVQGVGFRWSMQREARKLGLAGWVRNLPDGTVEAVVEGDPERVEALIGWAHQGPISARVTKVEVKMEEPEGLEGFRVIG